The proteins below are encoded in one region of Akkermansiaceae bacterium:
- a CDS encoding AAA family ATPase: MLALTRREVELPPVKGKAMTVIGMRRAGKTSFLHQCRADAIEAGSAPRQHLYLNFEDERLAGMTAGHLHLISETHLRLFGESGETTTTLYLDEIQLVSGWEVFVRRMLDTPGYEVFLSGSSAKLLSREIATSMRGRGWEIVIHPFSFREYLSHHQQSIPADPVHLSRKIAAR, encoded by the coding sequence TTGCTGGCTCTCACGCGGCGGGAGGTGGAGTTGCCACCGGTCAAAGGGAAGGCGATGACGGTGATCGGGATGCGTAGGGCGGGGAAAACCAGTTTTCTACACCAATGCCGGGCCGATGCCATTGAGGCGGGAAGCGCCCCGCGTCAGCACCTTTATTTGAACTTTGAGGATGAACGTTTGGCGGGAATGACCGCCGGGCATTTACATTTGATTTCAGAAACGCATCTGCGCCTTTTTGGCGAATCCGGAGAAACCACGACCACGTTGTATCTGGATGAAATCCAGTTGGTTTCCGGCTGGGAGGTCTTTGTCCGCAGAATGTTGGATACGCCGGGGTATGAGGTCTTTCTTTCCGGATCATCCGCCAAATTGTTGAGTCGTGAAATCGCGACGTCCATGCGTGGCCGGGGCTGGGAAATTGTCATCCATCCGTTTAGTTTCAGGGAGTATCTATCACATCACCAGCAGAGCATTCCAGCCGACCCGGTTCACCTTAGCCGCAAGATAGCCGCAAG
- a CDS encoding HigA family addiction module antidote protein encodes MKTITRINPAIELLKSELEHRAISQTQLAAACSVSKGMISNILHDRKRISVDMALKLEAFLGIKANIWLEAQLNYEIHQARQGLKSA; translated from the coding sequence ATGAAAACTATAACAAGAATCAACCCTGCGATTGAACTTCTCAAGAGTGAGCTCGAACACAGAGCCATCAGCCAAACCCAACTTGCCGCTGCATGTTCAGTATCCAAGGGGATGATCTCGAATATACTCCACGACAGGAAACGTATCTCCGTGGACATGGCCCTCAAGCTGGAAGCATTCCTAGGTATCAAAGCCAACATCTGGTTGGAAGCTCAGCTTAATTATGAGATCCACCAAGCCAGGCAGGGTCTGAAGTCAGCATAA
- a CDS encoding helix-turn-helix transcriptional regulator translates to MALSGEGYLSCDGETYPVKPGSFFVFSPQQEISAAHYSGPRITRFSAHFLPTMNGEVLDKVDNFPLLGGMIESLPLMQRKIDVVMRTAISREHDEDLAKLIYQLLIQSCEKSGVDAGASLDPRVAEAIRIFREDPASVQSMDSIARQLGISRSHFDRAFSKLVGQPPQQFLLNCKMIHARRLLESSSLRVGEIAEALGYKDIYFFSRQFKSCCGQSPINYRKSFMH, encoded by the coding sequence GTGGCCCTCTCAGGCGAAGGCTATCTGAGCTGCGACGGCGAAACATATCCGGTTAAACCCGGTAGCTTTTTTGTCTTTTCTCCCCAGCAGGAAATCTCCGCAGCCCACTACTCCGGCCCCAGAATCACCCGTTTCTCCGCCCACTTTTTACCAACAATGAATGGCGAGGTTCTCGACAAGGTGGACAATTTCCCTCTGCTCGGAGGAATGATCGAATCCCTGCCGCTGATGCAAAGGAAGATCGACGTGGTGATGCGCACCGCGATTAGCCGGGAGCACGATGAGGATCTCGCCAAGCTTATCTATCAGCTGCTTATCCAGTCGTGTGAAAAATCCGGAGTCGATGCCGGCGCCTCACTCGACCCGCGGGTGGCCGAGGCGATCCGAATATTTCGCGAAGACCCCGCGTCGGTGCAATCGATGGATTCCATCGCCCGACAACTGGGAATCTCACGTTCACACTTCGACCGCGCCTTTTCCAAACTCGTCGGCCAGCCGCCGCAGCAATTCCTGCTCAACTGCAAGATGATCCACGCCCGCCGACTACTAGAAAGCAGCAGCCTCCGGGTCGGGGAAATCGCCGAGGCGTTAGGGTATAAAGACATCTACTTTTTCAGTCGACAGTTCAAGTCCTGCTGCGGCCAGTCACCGATCAACTACCGGAAGTCGTTCATGCATTAG
- a CDS encoding SDR family oxidoreductase, which produces MTPSEYLSSVFSLENKVAVVIGGTGVLCGAMAEALAAAGAETVLVGRSEEKARERLATIEAAGGKAYFEKVDVNSKASIQELLDNVLAKSGKVDILINGAGINSPTPIFEIEEEEFDSILNTNLKAVLFASQVFGKYMVDRGEGGSIINIGSMSGVVPISRVFTYSATKAAVHNLSKNLAREWAEKKVRVNTIVPGFFPAEQNRKILTPDRVASIMKHTPANRFGEAHELVGATLLLASDASSFMSGAELVVDGGFASMTI; this is translated from the coding sequence GTGACTCCTTCAGAATATCTTAGCTCAGTCTTTAGTCTCGAAAACAAAGTTGCCGTGGTGATCGGCGGCACGGGGGTGCTTTGCGGTGCGATGGCCGAGGCCCTGGCCGCCGCAGGTGCGGAAACGGTGCTGGTCGGGCGCAGTGAGGAAAAAGCCAGGGAACGGCTCGCCACCATCGAAGCAGCGGGTGGAAAAGCCTACTTTGAAAAAGTGGATGTCAACTCCAAGGCCTCCATCCAGGAGTTGCTCGACAACGTTCTCGCCAAGTCCGGAAAAGTCGACATCCTGATCAACGGCGCGGGGATCAACTCGCCGACACCGATCTTTGAGATCGAAGAGGAAGAGTTCGACAGCATTCTCAACACCAACCTCAAGGCGGTCCTTTTTGCCTCGCAGGTATTTGGCAAATACATGGTTGATCGCGGCGAGGGTGGCAGCATCATCAACATCGGCTCCATGAGTGGCGTGGTTCCCATTTCCCGTGTGTTCACCTACTCCGCCACCAAGGCCGCGGTGCACAACCTTTCCAAAAACCTTGCCCGCGAATGGGCGGAGAAAAAAGTACGTGTGAATACCATCGTGCCAGGGTTTTTCCCCGCCGAGCAAAACAGGAAGATCCTTACCCCCGATCGCGTGGCCAGCATTATGAAGCACACGCCGGCAAACCGCTTTGGGGAAGCCCATGAGCTGGTGGGTGCCACCCTTCTGTTAGCCAGCGATGCCAGCAGTTTTATGAGCGGTGCCGAACTTGTCGTGGATGGCGGTTTTGCCTCGATGACTATCTAA
- the uxaC gene encoding glucuronate isomerase, translated as MSYLHENFLLPNKTAERLFHEVAASQPIMDYHCHLSPAEVAGDVGFSNLSEIWLGGDHYKWRAMRAAGEPEALITGKDADPKDKFDAWARTVPQTVRNPLHHWTHLELKRYFGTDLVLSPKTADAIWELANARIAESDFTTQNICKKFDIRAVGTTDDPTDTLEHHQAFNSSGHITRMFPTFRPDKAMITTDLCAWNTWTDQLASVSGKSLDTAEAFIAALKARHDYFHDHGCRLSDHGLENCPFIPCPDEEAELIYQKLRGEELIALDEAEQWMTYIMLHVGKWNAARGWTMQLHIGPIRNNNTRMFNQLGPDTGYDSMLDEPVIRKMAAYLDSLASGDALPKCIFYHINPAMLYPLATLMGSYQDGVTPGKMQLGSGWWHVDTLDGMRTQIDVLSSVGLLSKFVGMLTDSRSFLSFPRHEYFRRLLCGIIGQEVEAGLIPDDQDLLDALIEGICYKNAQNYFQFPGV; from the coding sequence ATGAGCTACTTGCACGAAAATTTTCTCCTGCCAAACAAAACCGCCGAGAGGTTGTTTCATGAGGTAGCGGCATCCCAGCCGATCATGGACTACCACTGCCATCTGTCCCCGGCGGAAGTGGCAGGCGATGTCGGTTTTTCCAATCTATCCGAGATCTGGCTGGGTGGCGATCACTACAAATGGCGTGCCATGCGCGCAGCCGGGGAGCCTGAGGCACTCATCACGGGAAAGGATGCCGACCCGAAGGATAAGTTCGATGCCTGGGCACGCACCGTGCCCCAGACTGTGCGTAACCCGCTGCACCATTGGACCCACTTGGAGCTGAAACGCTACTTTGGAACAGATCTGGTGCTGAGTCCGAAAACGGCCGATGCCATTTGGGAGCTTGCCAATGCCCGTATTGCCGAGTCGGACTTCACCACGCAAAACATCTGTAAAAAATTTGATATCCGTGCAGTCGGCACCACCGATGATCCCACCGACACCTTGGAGCACCATCAGGCGTTTAACAGCTCGGGCCACATCACCAGGATGTTTCCCACCTTCCGGCCTGACAAGGCGATGATCACCACGGATCTGTGCGCCTGGAACACATGGACGGATCAACTGGCCTCGGTTTCCGGGAAATCACTCGATACCGCGGAGGCCTTTATTGCCGCCCTGAAAGCCCGTCACGACTATTTCCACGACCATGGCTGCCGCCTATCGGACCACGGCTTGGAAAACTGCCCGTTCATCCCATGTCCGGACGAGGAGGCAGAACTGATCTACCAAAAACTTCGTGGCGAGGAATTGATCGCACTTGATGAAGCCGAACAGTGGATGACCTACATCATGCTGCACGTTGGAAAGTGGAATGCAGCCCGTGGATGGACGATGCAACTGCACATCGGCCCGATCAGGAACAACAACACCCGGATGTTCAACCAGCTTGGGCCTGACACCGGATATGACTCGATGCTTGATGAACCGGTGATCCGGAAAATGGCAGCCTACCTCGACAGCCTTGCCTCCGGGGACGCCCTGCCCAAGTGTATTTTCTACCACATCAACCCGGCTATGCTTTACCCGCTTGCCACGCTGATGGGGAGCTATCAGGACGGTGTCACCCCCGGAAAAATGCAACTCGGCTCCGGCTGGTGGCACGTGGATACCCTCGACGGCATGCGCACCCAGATTGATGTGCTGTCCAGTGTGGGATTGCTTTCAAAATTCGTCGGCATGCTCACCGACTCGCGGAGTTTCCTCAGTTTCCCGCGCCATGAATACTTCCGCAGATTGCTGTGCGGTATCATCGGCCAGGAGGTCGAGGCCGGCTTGATCCCCGATGACCAAGACCTTCTCGATGCACTCATCGAAGGTATTTGCTATAAGAACGCACAAAACTATTTCCAGTTCCCCGGAGTCTAG
- a CDS encoding phosphoglycerate dehydrogenase, with translation MKILLSTTSYQDCPGDHHALLESTGAEIIRERGPLNEAQMLALPDDIDAFLCGDDDITRAVIDRALPKLKIIAKYGIGVDKIDVAYATEKAIPVAFTPGVNHTTVSEHVFMLMLALNKHLMEQANAVATGGWKRITGHEIMGKTIGIVGLGRIGKEVAVRAQAFGMKCIGYDLYWDDAFCAKYGVDRADSVADLLKVSDIVSLHTNLNAETREMIDAESIKLMKDGAMLINCGRGELINTADVVAALESEKLSGYGADVLDEEPPRADHPLRTAKNCLITPHVGSRTYESVQRQAGMATQNLVNLLKGQPALAQVNDAPVPDALI, from the coding sequence ATGAAAATCCTACTATCCACCACATCCTATCAAGATTGCCCAGGCGATCATCACGCGCTGCTCGAAAGCACCGGAGCGGAAATTATCCGCGAGCGTGGACCGCTTAATGAGGCGCAAATGCTGGCACTTCCCGATGACATTGATGCCTTCCTCTGCGGCGATGATGACATCACCAGGGCGGTTATCGATAGAGCGCTTCCGAAGCTCAAGATCATCGCCAAATACGGCATTGGAGTGGATAAAATCGATGTCGCCTACGCCACGGAGAAAGCCATTCCAGTCGCATTCACCCCTGGGGTGAACCACACCACGGTTTCCGAGCACGTGTTCATGCTGATGCTGGCCCTCAACAAACATCTGATGGAACAAGCCAACGCAGTGGCTACCGGAGGCTGGAAACGCATCACTGGCCACGAGATCATGGGGAAAACCATCGGTATCGTCGGGCTTGGTCGCATCGGTAAAGAGGTGGCTGTCCGCGCCCAGGCCTTTGGGATGAAATGCATCGGTTATGACCTCTACTGGGATGATGCATTCTGTGCCAAGTACGGTGTCGATCGCGCCGACAGTGTGGCCGACCTGTTAAAGGTCAGCGACATCGTTTCCCTGCACACCAACCTCAATGCGGAAACGCGCGAGATGATTGATGCCGAGTCGATCAAGCTGATGAAAGACGGTGCCATGCTGATTAACTGCGGTCGTGGTGAACTCATCAACACCGCCGATGTCGTCGCGGCTCTCGAAAGCGAAAAACTCTCCGGATATGGTGCTGATGTCCTCGACGAGGAGCCTCCCAGAGCCGACCACCCGTTACGGACTGCCAAGAATTGCCTGATCACCCCCCACGTGGGCTCACGCACCTACGAAAGCGTGCAGCGGCAGGCCGGTATGGCGACCCAGAACCTCGTCAATCTGCTCAAAGGCCAGCCCGCCCTTGCCCAGGTCAACGATGCTCCAGTGCCCGACGCCCTGATCTAA
- a CDS encoding Ldh family oxidoreductase: MYEQFYIVPFARHNELVVKAYQHRGYSAEEAAQAARFSDLAAQHGIRTHNAIKALHLDHLFGSAADGCVPGAEIEKIESRFAASETWNANKKLGQATAYEAIDAAIELADKYGIGQVSVDNAFHYLWGGGYVMEAAKRGYIAYTNCTAALAEVVPFMGKFPTLGTNPHSWGFPTTDACGFPIVIDWATSVLAMGRVQQFQREGVALPPNAAVDKDGNPTTDANAVNALMPFGAHKGYGLSLINEIVGGFIGGSLPTLRSRAIPEGEKRTPAFYFQVIHPDAVSGGAFAKGRNQIENVKAVIDDILGHGNENCLLPGQLEAQWAKRVEKAGGLLFSAAEIDAFNEIAKECGAQPWYPNDFTIE; encoded by the coding sequence ATGTACGAACAATTTTACATCGTCCCATTTGCCAGACACAACGAGTTGGTGGTCAAAGCCTATCAACACCGGGGCTACTCCGCTGAAGAAGCGGCGCAGGCGGCCCGCTTTTCCGATCTCGCCGCCCAGCACGGTATCCGCACCCACAATGCCATCAAGGCACTGCACCTCGACCACCTCTTCGGCAGCGCTGCCGACGGCTGTGTGCCGGGTGCGGAAATTGAAAAAATCGAATCGCGCTTTGCTGCCAGTGAGACCTGGAATGCGAACAAAAAACTCGGTCAGGCAACCGCCTACGAGGCGATCGACGCCGCCATCGAGCTTGCCGACAAGTACGGTATCGGCCAGGTTTCCGTGGATAATGCCTTCCACTACCTCTGGGGCGGGGGCTACGTCATGGAAGCCGCCAAGCGGGGTTACATCGCCTACACCAACTGCACCGCCGCTCTCGCGGAAGTCGTGCCTTTTATGGGGAAATTTCCAACGCTCGGAACCAACCCGCACAGCTGGGGGTTTCCGACCACGGACGCCTGCGGGTTTCCTATCGTGATCGACTGGGCGACGTCCGTGCTCGCCATGGGTCGCGTCCAGCAGTTCCAGCGTGAAGGCGTCGCCTTGCCGCCGAATGCCGCCGTTGATAAGGATGGAAACCCAACCACCGATGCCAACGCGGTGAATGCCCTGATGCCCTTTGGTGCTCACAAGGGATATGGTCTCAGCCTGATCAATGAAATCGTCGGTGGATTTATCGGCGGAAGCCTACCGACATTACGCAGCCGTGCAATCCCCGAAGGGGAAAAACGCACCCCCGCCTTCTACTTCCAGGTCATCCATCCTGATGCTGTTAGTGGTGGTGCCTTTGCCAAAGGCCGCAACCAGATCGAAAACGTCAAAGCCGTCATCGACGACATCCTTGGCCACGGAAACGAAAACTGCCTGCTCCCCGGCCAACTCGAAGCCCAGTGGGCCAAACGGGTTGAAAAGGCTGGTGGACTCCTGTTTTCCGCCGCCGAAATTGACGCCTTCAACGAGATCGCCAAAGAATGTGGAGCGCAGCCATGGTACCCCAACGACTTCACCATTGAATAA